aagaacgagatcacgaatacaagtagccgaaatgagttttctccgaagagtggctgggctctcccttagcgatagggtgagaagctcagtcatccgggaggggcttggagtagacccgctgctcctcaagattgagaggagccagttgaggtggttcgggcatctgtcaggacgcctccctggtgaggttttccaggcacgtccaaccgggaggagacctaaaggaagacccagcacacgctggagggaccacgtctctcagctggcctgggaacgcctcgggattcccccggaggagctggcccaagtggctggggagagggaagtctgggcctctcggcttaggctgctgcccccgtgacccgactccggataagtgaaggaaaacagatgtatggaATAAATAATAACGGGTCTGACTCCACGTCTGTGGACGACAGGTCCCAGCAATAACAACAGTTAATCATCTTAGTAAGAAAACACGACGATGGGCTGCTTCTGCGTCCCTCGTGTCTCAGAGCAGAGAAATCAAAGCCCACGATCtatttaacttacttttgttttTCCAGCTCCTCCTTGATTTCATCTACAAAagagaacaaaaacacaaaaatccaTCATTCAGCAACATTAAGGGCCACATTTTCATACACCATAACAACATGGAGGCATCTTATTCATAGAGTAAAACAAACTCCTGTTTTCATTTCTCATAAGATCTTTATCCCACTTATCCCTCCAGATTTCTCATTCTTCTTACTGCTGAAGCTTTTCCTGACTAATTCAGTGTCTTCGGTGGTGTTTTCCTGTTACGCTGCGTCCAAACTGAACATCGGAACCGTTCAAAGTCATAGCCGACAGAATTGAAGCTAAATGGAGGAAATGAGGCTGTGCTACAAATCTAATACACGATTAAACTGTTTATTTGATGCTGCAGCCTGATGAAATCAGCTGATTTCCCCCCCTTgagttcatatttttagtttttagaATTCCATATTGTATTATCTAAAATCAGACATTAAAGAAACACATTTGGAGGAAAAATATCAAACTCTGACGAAAGATTAAGTTGGAATTaaacttttaaaaagtaaaagaaagctCTCCCATGAATGCACCATCAAATGAAATCACTGGTGCCACCTGTGCTGTAGAAGATCACTCAGAGGGCTTTAAATGGCCCACGCCCCACCACTTTAGAGGGAAAAAACACCACATTTcagaataaaagaagaagaaaatatcatttccatagcgcctctcaagataaaaatcacgaggcgcttcacaaaaacaaaaagtgcaaaaatataaaaaagcatttagaaaatgtttaaaaatatatttaaaatgagcaaaaatagacaattgtgataaaaaatgtaaagaaagagagagagtgaacaggaaagagggaaatcagtggatcctgaggaaggtggaataggtggggagagcagaataaagagagagaggtgaagaaggtcatacaaaagccagcttgaacaagtgagtcttcagctgctttttaaaggagaccactgagtccactgatctcaggctcagggggagagaggtccagagtctgggggccacagcagcagatgacctgtcacctttgacctttagcctggtgctgcacaaccagtaggctttgatcactggacctcagggacctgctgggggtgtagggagtaagaagatcaccagtgtaagatggtgcttgtccatgtaaggacctatagaccagaaccaggatcttgaaatgaaccctgaagttgactggcagccagtgaagctggaggagaagcggggtgatgtgggtgtgtttggaggacttggtcagaagccgagcacaggcgttctgaaccacctgtagacggttcagggaggttctgctcagacacgtgaaaagagagttacagtagtctaagcgtgaggagatgaaggtgtggagaactgtctcaagttcagagcgggacagaatgggactcagcttagcaacgttcctgagatggaagaaggaagagccaacaagagaactgacatgagaatccagggtgagagctgggtcaaaggtcacaccaagattcctgacagaaggtttggtgtgagaagcaagccgaccaagagagtctctgacttttggaaccagcttgtctggggcacagatgaggatctcagtcttatcttcattcagctgaagaaagctcccaccatccaggttttgatagagtctaagcaggtgtgtaacagctgcagcttagacatctcatggggcttaaaggagatgtacagttggatgtcatctgcataaagatggtaggagattcctttgaaggagctcaggatgtgctttagaggAAGCGCATCTTATTTATAAACCAGGGGTGGCAGTATCATGGTTTGAAGTCACAAAACCAAACATGGAAGCAGAATgaattgaaaatgtattaaacacATAAATTAATACTAAACACATAATTCCCAACGCGGCTGCATGCCTAAACCAAAGATATGCATACAAACACACTCAAAATAAGGCTACTCTTAATTAATAAAACACTTATAAATATCTCTTTTGTCTAGTGCTGGAAACTCTCGCCAACTTGTAAAACCCAGAAGATCTGATGACTTTTACATGAATAACTGAAATATAACTTAAGATTTCAAACGTTTAAACGCTTCTGTGTTATTGAAATTTTGCCGAAGCAGACAAAAACCTGCACACTGATTATAAGAGGAAGTTAATGAAGGGAGTGTCGCGTTTTACTTGTTTCATGAATAATTTGAGTGTAACTGAAAGCCAGGGGAGAGCAAACGAGACCTGAAACGGTCCTAAATCTCAAAGATTTAGTGCATCTAACTGAATCCTCATCGTTAAAAATCAGCCTTTATATTGTATTGTTGGTTTATTTTACAGAAACACACCTTTATCGTGCAGTCATCGGTATTAAAACGTTAAGAAGGATTTATAGTTCAGACAAACAAAGAGGTAGCAGGTTGGTCTGAAGTACAAGCGCAGGTCAAACAGCACAGTTGGACGTGTGTAACGTTACCCGTGTGTGTTTGAATGGAAAAGCAGGAAGTGAAATACCTTGTGTGTTTATATGGCAGGCTGATTAATCATATAACAGTCTGGTTTCCATTAATCATGTCTGCAAAACCACACCACACCAATTTGTTTTGAAGTTTTCTGTGATGGGCTTCAGATATTAGTTAAAACATTTAAACTATAGAATTAACATTGCTGCTATGTTAAATAGATAAAGAAGCATGCTTACTATAGAAAGTATCTCATATTTTAGATATCTACAATCAATTTAGTCGTCCTAGAAATCCTAgacaaaaataacattttagtTTATCCTGAGGAAAAGGACGCTTTAGATCTCTGAAGTAACGAGCGATGATTTTATTAGAAGCACTTCTGGACATCCGGATCACAATTTCTGACTCCAATTGATTAAATTAACTGAAATTCACATTAAAATAAACAAAGGTCATTAAAAACATGTAAAGGATGTTAAACCGATATGTTAAACTGAGGTTTTCAAAGTTGTTCAGGAACCTTGAAGAAAGTATGATCACAAGTAGGAATGCGACTCTGTATATCTTTAATTTTCTTGATAAGGAAGTAGTTTAGACAAGAAGGAATGCCATTACTGACAGACGCAAATGAGGAGTTCTGAGAGGTGTGATTATATGTTAAAACGGTCTGCCAACAGATGCAGGACTGGACTGTCTGGCTGGGTGACAGTGCTACGTACAACACCAGGATTGGTCTGTTTAGCTAAACTAGCCGCAACATGCTAACAATATCTTTACCAGTAACCTTGAATAACCTGACAGTGGTGACAATTTAATACACGAACAAATGTTTATAATAAAGTACGAGAGCCGTGTTAACTCATAATTATTCACCCGCTGTCAGGGTGCCAACGGGCAGAGGAGCAGACGGTAAAGGCTAAAGGTGCTAAAGCTAATTAAGTAGCTCCTCTCCATCAAGCTAAGCATAAATAAAACGTTGGAATGAATAAAGACGTAAAACAGGCGAGCTGCTCAGAAAACAACACGAGTCACGTACCGAGCGCCACCTGACAGGCTTTCCGCAGCTGGCTGTTCTGGCTCCTCTTCACCTCCTTATCAGCGAGGATTTTCTCCAGCGCCCTGGACAGAAACATGCTCTTGGTTTTACTGTTTTCTGACTGCGCGTGCTGCTGCGGCGGCGCGTGTGGCTGTTCCTGCATCTCTCGATCGTGTAACCGATCCTCTCTCAGGCCGTCATCACCGGCCTGGCCCTGCCAAAGAGCAGGTAACGATGAAAGCTAACGAAAGCCAGGGTGTCGGGTCGGTCGGTGTCCGTTTCGGTCTCAGCTCAGCGCCACCATGTTGGTTACACGTCACGTCACGTGATTCTCAGCTGTCACTCCAGGCTAGCGGCGTGACAACAGAAGCAGTTGTTGAAACGTGTCTTCCCAAAAAGGGCCGCATATAATTTATTGGTTTTATAATGTGTTAGAAATATGTTCCGAATGTAACTTAAATCATTTTAGTGTTCTTGTTCAGAGGCGCTTTGAACTTTTAATGATCTAAGCGGCGCACAAAAGAATGGTAGTTCACCACGTGTCCACCAGGTGGCAGCAACACATTACGGCTAAATAAACTATCAACACAGCTGGTCGCCCTGCGTCTGTATGTACAgttgattaatcgattaatcataattaacattTTGTGAAATTGTAAATAATTTTTTCTACAAGTAAGATGATGATTAATTTGTGGTCGAATGAATAGTCTTGTTATTTAAGTTACTTTTTAGAATAAAATTTACTATTCTAGCATTTCTCCATAAAGTAGACATAGTGAGGGTTGTTTTTCCAGTAGAGATGTTTAAGCGCCACAAGAAAAATTATTCAGAAAAATTATTTTGGTTATCAATCAAATCTATTTCTTTTTGACAAGAATGAGAAAAGTAATTAATTTCATAATTAAAACGTGTACTTGTTCATTGTTCGTGATAACGATCATTAACATCCTCTGATCCTTTAACAGACATATAAGAACAATATCAGTAGGACGTGATAATTTTTCTTTACTGAAAATGCACCAAACTTATTTTAAAATCCATCTTCTAAGTATTATGAGTAATAAATATCAGTAATATATAATTAGCCCACAGTAAAACTGACCATATTGTATTTCACATTTTAGACAAATCTTAGCATTTATTAGCTTATCCGAACAATTAGAAAATGGCGAGCTGTTGAATagctcagattcagatcagacGACACACACCCTGCTGATTTCCTGTGTCGATTAAAGCAAACTCTGCACGTTTGTTTCCACACATTAAAAAACACCAAACAGTTCTCATTGCTACATATTTAGTTTATTTTATCCAGCTCTGCCGATCACCAGTTACAGGTTTACATGTATTCTTAAATCTCCACTTCAATCATAAAACAGTCTCCTTCAAATGATAAAAACGCACATCGCATATTTAGAAAGCATCGATATGAAAATACTGACGTTCTTCATTACAAATCTATAGTAGAGAATTTATCTGGCAGCAAAAATCATCGCCCTGTTGCCTACAAAACCCGACAAGTGAAACATTTCAGGTTGCTAACAGAACCGTTTCACTGCCACACAAAATCATAATTCACAGTATGAAGAAAATAGCTTTTTATTTAATCTCCTTTTTGATATTTAAAACCAGAAACTGAAATGATCCACAACCGACAGTAAAATATCTACCGTACCGCCACTTTGATGCTGGAAACAATAAGTGTGAACATGTAAAAACATCAGAACGTGAAAAAGAAAGAACATTTATCAGGATTACAGAATAAATTAAAATGTCGGTGTGGTTACAATCCCGGTGTCCTGTGGTGAAGTCAGAGACACCGGCAATAAATTATCAACAAGTAGAAAAACCAAACTTCAACTCAAGAGTTGTGATTCGTGGCTGAAAAGTTAGGAACGACTGAGCTTGGCGCTCCACCGACAAAGGCAGTACCTGTGCAGGCAGCCATGTTTATTCCAGTCACTAACGTAGAAGTTCATCAGAGGATAAACAGAGCTACTAATGAGGCTAATTAGCATGATAATGATCCTAAAAGTGTCTCCACGAGTGCACACGGACTCACATGAAGCCTGAAAGTGGCTGTGTGCTGATTTTACTTTAATATGCAAGATAGAAATCAATGCTAAAGCAAGGCGTAGCACTTTAGCAGGAGAGCGAATGCTTAAAAAATCAATAGTAGACACGATAGACCACCTGCTCTCACTCCACAGAGGCGGTTTGCTGCAGCGTGCAACGGAAACGGACGCTTCCCATAAATGTAACCGATCCGTTTCATGATCAGAGGAGTTTTTCCTGCCGCTTCAAAACTAGATTCATTCTAAAGACGTTCGTGAGCCGTTTGGGGGAACAATAACTGATCAAACGAATTCTGAAGGCTTCTTTGCTTTGAACATCATCATATCCAAGCTGCTGCAGCAACTTCAACAGTACATGATCCGCAGGTACACAAAGATCAGCTTCACCTTCAGCAAATACACTAATTTGCTTGCATCCAACGCCGCCGAGCGTGTTTTTGTTTCCAACCAGGTCATGTTTGGATTACCGACCAGCCTCTGCGGCTGTAATAACGAATAATCATCGACACTTCATACAAATAAAAACGGACTCACCGAAGTAAAACTGAAATGTTTAAACGGCTTTCAGCTGATGGATTTAAAGACGAAACGTGGAAGCGTCCTGGGGCGTACTCGGCGGGGTCTGGATCAGACGAAAACGAGGAGGAAGCTCAGGTTCAACGTCACCTTCCTTTATCCCCAAATGTACATCAGGAAACGGTCCACGTTGTGTTATGGagtgcaacaacaacaacaacaaaacaaacaaacaggtttTTATCTCAAAGGGCTGCGAGTTTCGGTTGGAGGCATAAAATAAAGGCCGGGTCACAAGGGTGCATGACGCTTGTGCAAAGCcaaaaacagtttttattttattctgcaATTTAGCCACAAAGTGTCCTAAACCCCCGAGAACCGGCGTCCACAGGTAGGGACGCCGTCTTAAAGGACTAAAGTTATGTATAAATATATTTTTCTCCACGTTCACGAGGCTCTGCTCATCCCAAACAGCAGGGCGAGATTAAAAAACGGTCCCAGGAGCTTAATACCTCCCCAAATCGTTTCGTACTTACTGACTGATGAAAACTAAACCGAGGGTAGCTCCAGACAAGCTGGAGACCATATGGAAAGTaaatttgttcaaaaagcaacagAGAAGCGCCGCCCCGCGACTGAAAGGACCTCGTGAAGATTTTGAGGCATTTTGGAAACTGCTTTTGTCCCCAGCAGGTAGTGAGATATGGCTTAAGAGGCCATCCAGGTGTGAATTTGGAACGTTTCTCTACTTGAACTTGgtctgagaagaaaaaaaaaagacacaaagATTAAAAACGCAGGCTTCTTCGGTCCGTCGTTGATCACAGCGATGTAAAAACAAAGTGGAAAACGAATATGAGCAGTGGTTAAACGTCTTCTGGCCAGGAAACACAAGCCAACGCTTAAAAACGCGTTTGTCAGGATTTGGTCAACTGCTTTGGCATTACCCCGTAGGAACCACCAAGCAGATAGGTGACTGATGTTCCTCATGGACCTCTTCAACACGCCGTTAAAAGGTTAAAACTAGATCCACGCTGAAGACGTTGGTGTGCCTGTGGGTCAGCACTATGGCACACTAGCTTGGCATGTAGAGAAGCATTAGTGTTGAATGTGGACGTTACTAGAATGTACGAACTTTTGCGGACGtttacattaaaatgtgtttCAAGAGTACAGGTACAGGTTTGAAATGTTGCTCCGTGACTCTGCCACCACCTCCTGAAGCATGtggaggtgtctctttctgttctccGGTTTGGGTCTACAGCGTAATAACGGTGCCATCCTCCTCCAGGCTCCGCCTCTCCTTTGCTCTGTCTGGGGACGGCGAGGCCGAATTAGCATTAATGTTATTCGGTGACCCGCTGCTGCCACTGCCATGCAGCGTCCCGTTGGCGTTGATGGAGTAGGCGGAGCTGAAGTGGGAGCGGAGGTTGAGGTGTGGTTCGTAGCGAGGCACCGAAGGGATGCTGTAGTCAGAGGGAGCGTGCCGGATGGCTTCAGCCTCGCCTCCCGCTTCAATCACCAGGTCCTCGTCTTCGTCGCTCTCCAGTTCCCCGGCGCTAAAGTTCTGGATGATGTGCGTTGGCATCGAAGCCACGGCGCCGTGCGCCGAGTAGCCGTAGTAGCTGGCGCCGCTGTCTGACGAGCGACCTGAACTGCCAGAGGCAGCGCCCCCTCCTCCTCCACAGCGAACGACGTTGTTTCGCTGATTGGCAGGCTTCACGGTGATGATGAGATTGTGGCTGTTAGCGATCATCATGTCCGTCACCTGGTCCAGAGACTTCCCAGCCACCTCGATGCCGTTCACTTCCAGAACCTCGTCGTTAACAGCCAGAAGGCCGGTGCTCTCGGCCAAGCCGCCGGGCACCAGGCGTGAGATGAAGATCCCCGGGACCTTCTCCAGGCCCTGTGGGGTGACCCGCACGCTCGAGCCATCGCGAATGTAAAACCCCAACGGCTTTTCCTGGCCGTGCTTGTACAGACGAACGCGGCGGTGCGTCTCTGGAAGGATGTCCACATCGATGATGGAAGACACGGGCCGGAAGTCTTTCGGGAGGCTGATGATCACCGGCGGCTTTTTCTTGTTGGCGTCGGGCCGAAGAAGAACCGCTGAAAGAACCGTGTTCTTCTTCCTGGTCAGAGAGTCTGTGCCAAACGCCGCGTAGTCAGCTTCCTCTGCAAAACAGGAAAAGGAAGAAGGGGAAGGGGAAGATGGGGGAAAGTTTCAGACCAAAGGAGGGAGAGGGAAACAAAACTGGTTAATTTTCTAGTAATCAGCTGGCAGCACATGAAACGGTTGTTCAGGCTGACGGTCGGTTGCATCACGAACGTTTGGAAGCAGGAATAACGTTTTCGGCTTCAGGCGTTGCAGAAGAACAGAGAAGATGTTGATCCTTGCAGCTATCCTCTGGTCAGCCTGATGCAAAAGCTGCACCAGCCAACAAGTCGCTCAGCACCAAAATCAGGACTTTCAGGCCCGTTCCAACCCAAAACAACCCGACATATGGTGTTTAGAGCACATGCTGTGTTATTTATTTAAGAGGCATATGACTGGTGGCACAGATGGGCCGAACCATCTGACCTCACACTTGCAAGTGTGCTTTAGTGTTTAAACACTGCCGCTTTAAAGGCCTTGTTTCCATAGAAACAGTG
The sequence above is a segment of the Nothobranchius furzeri strain GRZ-AD chromosome 15, NfurGRZ-RIMD1, whole genome shotgun sequence genome. Coding sequences within it:
- the pard6b gene encoding partitioning defective 6 homolog beta isoform X1, with the translated sequence MNKTHRVPSSRSLSAVEVKSKFGAEFRRFSLDRSKPGRFDEFYGLLQHVHHIPNVELLVAYADVHGDLLPINNDDNYHKAISTANPLLRLFLQRKEEADYAAFGTDSLTRKKNTVLSAVLLRPDANKKKPPVIISLPKDFRPVSSIIDVDILPETHRRVRLYKHGQEKPLGFYIRDGSSVRVTPQGLEKVPGIFISRLVPGGLAESTGLLAVNDEVLEVNGIEVAGKSLDQVTDMMIANSHNLIITVKPANQRNNVVRCGGGGGAASGSSGRSSDSGASYYGYSAHGAVASMPTHIIQNFSAGELESDEDEDLVIEAGGEAEAIRHAPSDYSIPSVPRYEPHLNLRSHFSSAYSINANGTLHGSGSSGSPNNINANSASPSPDRAKERRSLEEDGTVITL
- the pard6b gene encoding partitioning defective 6 homolog beta isoform X2, with the protein product MFLLCGRRTSPRIVRTNISALKPIFICIRHTSRDQEAERPCVRRSFWVAAVKKSEARTGKASADHNSTTDYERTDNARNARILPDVREEADYAAFGTDSLTRKKNTVLSAVLLRPDANKKKPPVIISLPKDFRPVSSIIDVDILPETHRRVRLYKHGQEKPLGFYIRDGSSVRVTPQGLEKVPGIFISRLVPGGLAESTGLLAVNDEVLEVNGIEVAGKSLDQVTDMMIANSHNLIITVKPANQRNNVVRCGGGGGAASGSSGRSSDSGASYYGYSAHGAVASMPTHIIQNFSAGELESDEDEDLVIEAGGEAEAIRHAPSDYSIPSVPRYEPHLNLRSHFSSAYSINANGTLHGSGSSGSPNNINANSASPSPDRAKERRSLEEDGTVITL